Genomic window (Vibrio pomeroyi):
ATTAAGGCATCTAAATGTAGTTTTGCTAGTTGCCAATCAAAACGTAGTCCGTGTTCAGGACCAAGCGGCTCATCGGGCATGACAGGAGAGAAGTCAGAGTTCTGATAGTTAATCGAGTCGTAACTTTCCGCTAAACCTCCGGTGCCTTGTTCTGGGTAACTTGTGCAACCCAGAACTAGGACAGACAGAGAAAGGGCTATGTAGTTTTTAAGTTTTTTCATGCCAACGTCCTTTGTTTTTTCTTTTTATTATTATTTTTAGTTACTTCTAGCTTAGTGGATCTTCATGAATTGGTAGGATTTTTTGAGTTAACAGGGATAGCGTGGCCAATACGCAGTAGATTCATAATTTCTAGTGGCTGACCTGATACGTTTTCCAAGCGCATATTTCTTTCACGTTCAGTTAGGCGTTTGAACATATAAACAATCGCGCCTACACCTGAAGAGTCCAAAAACTGCACTTCACTGAAATCGACTTCGATCTCTTGGTGACCATCATTTGAAATCACATCGTCAATGTCTGTCTGTGCATCGCGGCTACCCGCTGCGTCTAAATCACCGAAAATAGAAAGGGTCAGCGTTGTTGTGTTTAGGTCAATTTTGCGTAATTCCATAATGATATCTCCTTGAGTGCATGAGTTTAGAATTGCACTGAATGTGCCAACTTTTATGTTGTTTATTTTCAATTAGTTAGAGTTTTTCTTTGGGTGGGTGTCATATTGAGAAACGCCACTTCTCAATATGAGAAGTAAAAATGAATGAATTTTTGAGAGTCACAATTGATTGATATTGCGAATGAAACGTTAAGTTAAATAAGACTGAAGATTGGATCGCATCTCTAAGGAAATCTCACGTACCGTAATTCGAGACCACATAGGATAAAAATACTTGAAGGAAAAAGTACTCGAGTAAATAGCAGATCAAAACAGAAAGCGGATAGGGAGTAGATGATGAGATTAACCAAATTGGCGGTTGCAACACTCTTGGCATTTTCATTGCCATCCCACTCATCTTATTTACCGCCTGAACAGTTAGTATTAGCCAATACCTATAAACAAGGAATAGATGTCTCTGAGTATTGGACGAGTGAGAAACTCGATGGTATTCGAGCCTTATGGGATGGAAAGCATCTTTATACAAGAAATGGTAATCGAATTTACGCACCAAAGTGGTTTACAGAGAGCTTGCCACAAGTGCACTTAGAGGGAGAGCTGTGGGCTGGACGAGGGAAATTCCATCTTGTTCAATCTACTGTGTTAGATCACACACCTAGCGATAACGCTTGGCGACAGATCGACTTCATGCTCTTCGATATGCCAGGTGCAGCCGGAGATTACCAAAAGCGTTATTACAACATATTGCATTGGGTGAGCGTGATCGATGAGTCACACGTCGGTTATGTTGAACATTCACCCATTAAGAATGAAGAAACGTTGTTCCACCAACTAGACAACGTAGATGAACGAGACGGCGAGGGTTTGATGCTTCGCAAGATCACTAGCCGCTATCAAGCAGGTCGCAGCAATGATTTGTTAAAACTCAAAAGACACCATGATGCTGAAGCGACAGTGATTGGTTATAAAACCGGGACGGGCAAATACAA
Coding sequences:
- a CDS encoding DNA ligase, encoding MRLTKLAVATLLAFSLPSHSSYLPPEQLVLANTYKQGIDVSEYWTSEKLDGIRALWDGKHLYTRNGNRIYAPKWFTESLPQVHLEGELWAGRGKFHLVQSTVLDHTPSDNAWRQIDFMLFDMPGAAGDYQKRYYNILHWVSVIDESHVGYVEHSPIKNEETLFHQLDNVDERDGEGLMLRKITSRYQAGRSNDLLKLKRHHDAEATVIGYKTGTGKYKGMMGSILVHNEQGVEFYIGSGFTDKMRLSPPEIGSRITFRYNGLTQNGKPKFARFVREKSDY
- a CDS encoding STAS domain-containing protein; translated protein: MELRKIDLNTTTLTLSIFGDLDAAGSRDAQTDIDDVISNDGHQEIEVDFSEVQFLDSSGVGAIVYMFKRLTERERNMRLENVSGQPLEIMNLLRIGHAIPVNSKNPTNS